The following are encoded together in the Marmota flaviventris isolate mMarFla1 chromosome 18, mMarFla1.hap1, whole genome shotgun sequence genome:
- the Trappc2l gene encoding trafficking protein particle complex subunit 2-like protein — translation MAVCIAVIAKENYPLYIRSTPMESELKFHYMVHTSLDVVDEKISTMGKALVDQRELYLGLLYPTEDYKVYGYVTNSKVKFVMVVDSSNTALRDNEIRSMFRKLHNSYTDVMCNPFYNPGDRIQSRAFDNMVTSMMIQVC, via the exons ATGGCGGTGTGCATCGCGGTGATCGCCAAGGAG AATTACCCCCTGTACATCCGCAGCACCCCCATGGAGAGTGAACTGAAGTTCCACTACATGGTGCACACCTCCCTGGATGTGGTAGATGAGAAGATCTCCACCATGGGGAAGGCCCTGGTGGACCAGAGGGAGCTCTACCTGGGCCTGCTGTACCCAACAGAGGACTACAAGGT ATACGGCTACGTGACCAACTCCAAGGTGAAGTTTGTCATGGTGGTGGATTCCTCCAACACAGCCCTTCGAGACAACGAAATTCGCAGT ATGTTCCGGAAGCTGCATAACTCCTACACAGATGTGATGTGCAACCCCTTCTACAACCCTGGGGACCGCATCCAGTCCAG GGCCTTCGACAACATGGTGACGTCTATGATGATCCAAGTGTGCTGA
- the Pabpn1l gene encoding embryonic polyadenylate-binding protein 2 → MWPFRSHALFPPPTEAWLQAASSDPEAQGWGACSRPEKTPLESGGGGGQGERRGEAEEDDRDASFLLSLLEPGSRAESPGPDQVLEAIKLKLWALEQAKQRPEPPSIQGRTRAGDGTGTGRLLSSPGTTGCPFPGTPKEKVEADHRSIYVGNVDYGGTARELEAHFHHCGQVHRVTILCDKFSGHPKGYAYIEFATESSAQAAMELDESIFRGRVIKVLPKRTNFPGISSTDRGGLRGPSASRAAAFLCSDLQCRSRFRPRGQHWAHGRASPRFSPY, encoded by the exons ATGTGGCCCTTCCGGAGCCACGCTCTCTTCCCGCCGCCTACTGAGGCCTGGCTCCAGGCGGCCTCCTCGGACCCcgaggcccagggctggggggcCTGCAGCAGGCCTGAGAAGACCCCTCTGGagtcagggggtgggggtgggcagggggagcGGCGGGGAGAGGCCGAGGAGGACGACAGAGACGCCAGCTTCTTGTTGTCCTTGCTGGAGCCGGGGAGCCGGGCCGAGAGCCCAGGGCCGGACCAGGTA CTGGAGGCCATCAAGCTGAAGCTATGGGCCCTGGAGCAGGCGAAGCAGCGGCCGGAGCCACCCAGCATCCAGGGCAGGACCAGGGCAGGGGACGGCACAGGGACTGGGCGGCTGCTAAGCAGCCCTGGGACCACAG GCTGccccttccctgggacccccaaGGAGAAGGTGGAGGCTGACCACAGATCCATCTACGTGGGCAAC GTGGACTATGGGGGCACGGCCAGGGAGCTGGAGGCCCACTTCCACCACTGCGGCCAGGTCCACCGCGTCACCATCCTGTGCGACAAGTTCTCGGGACACCCCAAGGG CTATGCCTACATAGAGTTTGCCACCGAGAGCTCAGCCCAGGCTGCCATGGAGCTGGACGAGAGCATCTTCCGGGGCCGCGTCATCAAG GTGCTGCCCAAGAGGACCAACTTCCCAGGGATCAGCTCCACAGACCGTGGGGGCCTGCGGGGGCCCTCGGCCTCCAGGGCGGCCGCCTTCCTGTGCAGTGACCTCCAGTGCCGGTCCCGGTTCAGACCTCGTGGGCAGCACTG GGCCCATGGAAGAGCCTCTCCGCGCTTCTCGCCGTACTGA